A region from the Candidatus Electrothrix scaldis genome encodes:
- a CDS encoding HAD-IA family hydrolase codes for MHQAIIFDFDGTIADSFNSFFVVWNRIAVENGYRVVSAEEIEGFRGKESQEVVRALKIPSFKLPFVLHRARKEFGKIIPEIPLVAGMKETLFELQAQGIQLGLLTSNASENVQAFFTVHQLDCFDILFASSGLWGKARRIEKIITIHQLEKKQVLYVGDETRDIEAARKAGVQVAAVTWGYNNAEVLKNFSPDHLVNQPHELLSFMGL; via the coding sequence TCCTTTAATAGTTTTTTTGTTGTCTGGAACAGGATAGCAGTTGAGAACGGCTATAGAGTTGTATCGGCAGAGGAAATTGAGGGCTTTCGGGGAAAAGAATCTCAGGAGGTGGTGCGAGCTCTAAAGATTCCTTCCTTCAAGCTTCCCTTTGTTCTGCACCGTGCAAGAAAGGAATTCGGAAAAATCATACCGGAAATTCCCCTGGTGGCGGGCATGAAAGAAACCTTGTTCGAGCTCCAGGCACAGGGGATTCAGCTCGGCCTGCTAACCTCTAATGCCTCGGAAAATGTACAGGCCTTTTTTACTGTCCATCAACTGGATTGCTTTGATATTCTCTTTGCCTCTTCCGGGCTCTGGGGAAAAGCGAGACGCATCGAAAAAATCATTACCATACATCAGCTTGAGAAAAAACAGGTACTCTATGTCGGTGACGAAACCAGGGATATTGAGGCGGCACGGAAGGCAGGGGTGCAAGTTGCCGCTGTGACCTGGGGATATAATAACGCGGAGGTTCTGAAGAATTTTTCACCGGATCATCTGGTAAACCAGCCCCATGAACTTCTTTCGTTTATGGGGTTGTGA
- the cbiM gene encoding cobalt transporter CbiM, which produces MHISEGILSAPVLISGGVIAAIGTVIGLKKIDIDEIMPVALLSSAFFVAGLVHVPLGPGSVHLMLIGLLGVMLGWAAFPAILVALFLQALFFQFGGFAVLGVNTVTMGAPALCCYYLTRPWMDNPKTRSLAAFFAGFFAILLASLLTSCALALTDTGFMAAAQLIVAANLPIMIIEGCITMFTVSFLAKVQPEILHLKYA; this is translated from the coding sequence ATGCACATTTCAGAAGGCATTCTTTCCGCACCAGTTTTAATAAGTGGTGGCGTTATAGCTGCAATAGGTACCGTTATCGGCTTGAAAAAAATTGATATTGATGAGATCATGCCTGTCGCCCTTCTCTCTTCAGCCTTTTTTGTTGCTGGACTTGTTCATGTACCGCTCGGCCCAGGTTCCGTGCATTTGATGCTAATCGGTCTCCTTGGGGTAATGCTCGGGTGGGCAGCTTTTCCGGCGATCTTGGTTGCCCTCTTTCTGCAAGCCCTGTTTTTCCAATTCGGGGGATTTGCCGTTCTTGGTGTAAATACAGTAACAATGGGTGCCCCAGCCCTTTGTTGTTACTACCTCACCCGTCCTTGGATGGATAACCCGAAAACACGTTCTCTAGCTGCTTTTTTTGCAGGCTTTTTCGCTATCCTCTTGGCCTCACTCCTGACCTCCTGCGCTCTTGCCCTGACAGACACAGGCTTCATGGCAGCGGCCCAACTTATTGTTGCTGCAAACCTCCCGATCATGATCATTGAGGGATGTATTACCATGTTTACGGTCAGCTTCCTTGCCAAGGTACAGCCTGAAATCCTCCACCTCAAGTACGCATGA
- the miaB gene encoding tRNA (N6-isopentenyl adenosine(37)-C2)-methylthiotransferase MiaB, whose translation MSKHVYIKTFGCQMNERDSEIMAQLLAQSGYIPVAEQTDADLVILNTCSIRAKAEQKVFSLLGSLRKQKKQQPELRIAVAGCVAQQEGEQIFRRMPHVDIVVGTQQLYQLPEMLGRLERKETSREISCNLEKEFSIPPFQRLLEDVPQQPTEFRKFVTIMQGCNNYCSYCVVPTTRGREISRPVADILEEVRILVARGIKEITLLGQNVNSYGCTNAVADEPIGFADLLKMVAAIPGVQRLRFTTSNPQDLSTELMRCFRDLPNLCPQFHLPVQAGSNAVLKRMNRKYTRELYLEKVAELRSYCPDIALCTDVIVGFPGETEEDFDQTMDLLETVRFHGSFSFKYSDRPHTRSADFPDKVEEQVKGERLQRFQSRQDEISLERNQEFLGKTVEVMIESNGESGTQGRTGTNHIVHFTSPTNLLPGDFALVTITHAGQHSLKGELAAPEAS comes from the coding sequence ATGAGTAAACACGTTTATATAAAGACCTTTGGCTGCCAGATGAACGAGCGGGACTCGGAAATCATGGCTCAGCTCCTGGCCCAATCCGGCTATATCCCGGTGGCAGAGCAAACAGATGCTGATCTGGTGATCCTCAACACATGTTCCATTCGCGCCAAGGCGGAACAAAAAGTCTTCAGCCTGCTCGGGTCGCTCCGTAAGCAGAAAAAACAGCAACCGGAACTCCGCATCGCCGTGGCAGGCTGTGTAGCCCAGCAGGAAGGAGAGCAGATTTTCCGCCGCATGCCCCATGTGGATATCGTGGTGGGAACCCAGCAGCTCTATCAGCTGCCGGAGATGCTGGGGCGCCTTGAGCGTAAGGAGACTAGCCGGGAGATTTCCTGCAATCTTGAGAAAGAATTCAGCATTCCTCCCTTCCAGAGATTACTGGAAGATGTTCCGCAACAGCCCACAGAGTTCAGAAAATTCGTCACCATTATGCAAGGTTGTAATAATTATTGCAGCTATTGTGTGGTGCCGACTACCCGGGGAAGGGAGATCAGCAGACCGGTTGCGGATATCCTGGAAGAAGTGCGGATCTTGGTTGCCCGTGGCATCAAGGAAATCACCTTGCTGGGGCAAAATGTCAATTCCTATGGCTGCACGAATGCAGTTGCCGATGAGCCCATCGGCTTTGCCGACCTGCTGAAAATGGTTGCAGCAATACCGGGAGTCCAGCGCCTCCGCTTTACCACCTCCAACCCGCAGGATCTCTCAACCGAGTTAATGCGATGCTTCCGGGATCTGCCCAATCTCTGCCCACAGTTTCATCTCCCCGTGCAGGCCGGTTCCAATGCCGTGCTCAAACGAATGAATCGCAAATACACCAGAGAGCTGTATCTGGAAAAGGTTGCAGAGTTGCGCTCTTATTGCCCGGACATCGCGCTCTGCACAGATGTTATAGTTGGCTTTCCCGGCGAAACAGAGGAGGATTTTGATCAGACAATGGATCTCTTGGAGACCGTGCGCTTTCACGGTTCCTTCTCCTTTAAGTATTCAGACCGACCCCATACCCGCTCAGCGGATTTCCCCGACAAGGTTGAGGAACAGGTAAAAGGGGAACGGCTCCAGCGTTTTCAGAGTCGCCAGGATGAAATCAGCCTGGAACGCAATCAGGAATTCCTTGGCAAGACCGTTGAGGTTATGATTGAATCCAATGGGGAATCTGGCACCCAAGGTCGAACAGGGACAAATCATATTGTTCACTTTACCTCCCCGACCAACCTGCTGCCCGGAGATTTTGCTTTGGTTACGATTACCCACGCTGGTCAGCATTCCCTCAAAGGAGAACTGGCAGCCCCGGAGGCATCCTGA
- a CDS encoding PD-(D/E)XK nuclease family transposase has translation MKHVASLRYGVVFKKAFCDPEIFAAFIQDILGLTLEIEQVETEKEFNSPIGYVAPRFDLFAEDKKHRVIVDIQHARSIDHYDRFLYYHCVALLEQIANSKDYHPPLKVYTLVVLTSGDRHKTDIAITDFDPHDLSGHPLKEIPHKIIYLCPKYVSDDTPEPYREWLQAINDTLDEEVDEKCYTRPEIHKLFEHIQKNRISPAERARMIEEYHQEELQKTQFDEGKLSVAKALLQEGIAPDIIAKTTGFPLDVILEIKTGVAVSGSEAS, from the coding sequence ATGAAACATGTGGCATCATTACGATACGGAGTTGTCTTTAAAAAAGCATTCTGTGACCCGGAGATCTTTGCCGCATTTATTCAAGACATACTGGGGCTGACTCTGGAAATCGAACAGGTTGAAACCGAAAAAGAATTTAATTCTCCCATAGGTTATGTCGCACCGCGTTTTGATTTGTTTGCAGAAGACAAGAAACACCGTGTCATCGTTGATATTCAGCATGCCCGCAGCATTGATCATTACGACAGGTTTCTTTATTATCACTGTGTCGCTTTATTGGAGCAGATTGCAAATTCAAAAGATTATCATCCACCACTCAAGGTGTACACCCTTGTGGTTCTGACTTCCGGTGACCGTCATAAAACAGACATCGCAATTACAGATTTTGATCCTCACGATTTATCAGGCCACCCTCTAAAAGAAATTCCGCATAAGATTATCTATCTCTGCCCGAAATATGTAAGTGACGACACACCGGAACCCTATCGGGAATGGTTGCAGGCAATCAATGACACGTTGGATGAAGAAGTTGATGAAAAATGCTATACTCGACCAGAGATTCATAAACTCTTTGAGCACATCCAGAAGAATCGGATCTCACCTGCTGAACGTGCGCGGATGATTGAAGAGTATCATCAGGAAGAACTCCAAAAAACACAGTTTGACGAGGGCAAGCTCTCTGTTGCCAAGGCTTTACTTCAGGAGGGGATTGCTCCTGATATTATAGCCAAAACCACTGGATTCCCTCTTGATGTCATACTGGAAATAAAAACCGGTGTCGCAGTTTCAGGCTCCGAAGCATCTTAA
- a CDS encoding sigma-54 dependent transcriptional regulator: protein MDKKKVKILIVDDEQVHRYMLYSMLTEWGWSCQEAEDGETAVNAVRQGPFDVILLDVCMEPIDGLQALRQIHAINPSIPVVMMTAYSSIDSAVEAIKLGAHDYLTKPIDFERLRQTLEAALGHRQQPDKAELTEKPFGEDGKIIGSSTPMQTLWEMIVQVAPTEATVLITGDSGTGKELVASALHYKSHRRKGPFVKVNCAALSETLLESELFGHEKGAFTGADRRREGCFVQAQEGTLFLDEIGETTPAMQAKLLRVIQEHELQRVGGQEIIKVDVRIVTATNRDLEAEVKAGNFREDLYYRLNVVALDMPSLADRDGDIPLLADYFLRSFAKRNKREVQGITPDCMDILNRYPWPGNVRELENAIERGVILMRGEYLDIESLPMAVQNWAGMNPKKDEEQPSTLRDAERQLILKTLDETNGNRSEAARRLQITRKTLLNKLKRYGV from the coding sequence ATGGATAAAAAGAAGGTCAAAATTTTAATTGTAGACGACGAGCAGGTTCACAGGTACATGCTCTACTCCATGCTGACGGAATGGGGCTGGTCATGTCAGGAAGCAGAGGACGGAGAAACAGCAGTTAATGCTGTCCGACAAGGTCCTTTTGATGTCATTCTCCTGGATGTCTGTATGGAGCCAATAGACGGCCTACAGGCCTTACGGCAGATACACGCCATTAATCCATCAATTCCGGTTGTCATGATGACAGCCTACTCCTCAATAGATTCGGCCGTTGAAGCAATCAAATTAGGTGCCCATGACTATTTGACCAAACCCATAGATTTTGAGCGACTTCGCCAAACCCTGGAAGCCGCTCTGGGACATCGGCAGCAACCGGACAAGGCAGAGCTCACGGAAAAACCCTTTGGCGAGGATGGCAAGATTATTGGCTCCTCTACGCCGATGCAGACTCTCTGGGAAATGATTGTTCAAGTCGCTCCAACTGAAGCTACTGTACTGATTACCGGAGATTCCGGTACAGGAAAAGAGTTAGTTGCCTCGGCATTGCATTATAAAAGTCACCGGAGAAAGGGCCCCTTTGTTAAGGTAAACTGCGCTGCTTTGTCAGAAACCCTGCTGGAATCTGAGCTGTTTGGCCATGAAAAAGGAGCCTTTACAGGAGCAGATCGCCGTCGCGAAGGTTGTTTTGTCCAGGCCCAGGAAGGCACACTCTTTCTTGATGAGATAGGCGAAACCACCCCTGCTATGCAGGCAAAACTACTCCGGGTTATTCAGGAGCATGAGTTGCAACGGGTTGGTGGTCAGGAAATTATAAAGGTGGATGTCCGCATTGTTACGGCCACGAACCGCGACCTGGAAGCCGAAGTCAAAGCAGGAAATTTCCGGGAAGATCTTTATTATCGTTTAAATGTAGTGGCCTTGGATATGCCGTCCTTGGCAGACCGTGATGGAGATATCCCCTTACTTGCTGATTATTTTCTGCGCAGTTTTGCTAAAAGAAATAAACGGGAAGTGCAGGGCATTACTCCTGATTGTATGGATATACTCAATCGCTACCCCTGGCCCGGCAATGTTCGGGAACTGGAAAATGCTATTGAACGCGGGGTTATTCTGATGCGGGGAGAATATCTCGATATTGAGAGCCTGCCTATGGCTGTTCAGAATTGGGCTGGCATGAACCCCAAAAAGGACGAAGAACAGCCGTCCACCCTACGAGACGCTGAGCGCCAGCTTATCCTCAAAACTCTTGATGAAACCAACGGAAATCGCAGCGAGGCGGCCCGTCGTCTCCAGATTACCAGAAAAACCCTACTGAATAAGCTTAAGCGATACGGCGTATAA
- the cbiQ gene encoding cobalt ECF transporter T component CbiQ has protein sequence MTFEQFSDGTSFLHRTDPRAKLICTAILSLIIALSQSWATSLLGFLLACILVLAAHLSWKMLLRRLLLVNSFNILLCLILPLTYTGEDSFSLLGLKLNSTGLFLGLLITVKSNAVVLLFISLLATSTAAQLGHGLQQLRLSPKLCLLLLFSYRYISLIQQELFRLQRAATLRCFQPKTDLHTYRTYSYMLGMMLVRSWNRGTRVQQAMELRGFSGEFHSLYDTNGLQKSDVLLSASLLFAATGLVLTEILL, from the coding sequence ATGACCTTTGAACAATTCAGTGACGGCACTTCATTCCTGCACCGGACAGATCCCAGAGCGAAGCTGATCTGCACTGCTATCCTCAGTCTGATTATTGCCCTGAGTCAGAGCTGGGCCACCAGTTTACTTGGCTTTCTGCTCGCATGCATCCTCGTCCTGGCAGCCCATCTTTCCTGGAAGATGCTCCTACGCCGTCTACTCCTGGTGAACAGCTTCAATATCTTACTCTGTCTTATTCTGCCGCTGACCTATACCGGCGAAGACAGCTTTTCACTGCTCGGACTCAAGCTGAACAGTACTGGTCTTTTTCTCGGTCTCCTGATCACCGTTAAATCCAACGCGGTTGTTCTTCTTTTCATCAGCCTCCTGGCTACCTCTACAGCTGCCCAGCTTGGCCACGGGCTTCAGCAACTGCGCCTTTCTCCTAAGCTCTGCCTGCTGCTCCTTTTCTCTTACCGCTACATATCACTCATCCAGCAGGAGCTTTTTCGTTTGCAGCGAGCAGCTACCTTGCGCTGCTTTCAGCCGAAAACCGACCTCCATACCTACAGGACCTATAGTTATATGTTGGGTATGATGCTGGTGCGGAGCTGGAATCGGGGGACGCGAGTCCAGCAAGCAATGGAGTTACGTGGTTTCTCGGGGGAATTTCATAGCCTATATGACACAAATGGTCTGCAAAAAAGCGATGTGCTTCTGTCAGCAAGCTTACTCTTTGCCGCAACAGGATTAGTACTTACAGAAATCTTGCTCTAA
- a CDS encoding 4Fe-4S binding protein translates to MRAANKEKTMFEVVVDKDKCVGCEECVGSCPAGVFEIADGKADPVNEDECLGCETCVEVCDADAITVTEV, encoded by the coding sequence ATAAGGGCCGCTAACAAGGAGAAAACCATGTTTGAAGTAGTTGTAGACAAAGACAAGTGTGTAGGTTGTGAAGAGTGTGTTGGATCTTGCCCTGCTGGCGTGTTCGAGATCGCTGACGGAAAAGCTGATCCTGTTAACGAAGATGAATGTCTGGGTTGTGAGACCTGTGTAGAGGTTTGTGACGCAGATGCTATCACCGTTACTGAGGTTTAA
- a CDS encoding HAD family hydrolase has translation MPLSQFQYGKLTSQRHPVKQLTLDIFLMALALFDLDNTLLAGDSDYEWGRFLIRKGLVNEDYYEAENNRFYDQYKQGTLDIYEFSAFSFQPLAERSMEELHVLHGEFMQEVIEPMIGKPAQALVDKHKEQGDTAMVITATNSFITSPIARAFGIEHLLATEPKIVNNRYTREVDGIPCFHEGKVQRLENWLAEKKMSLQGSCFYSDSINDLPLLEKVDTPVAVDPDEKLAALARERGWKCISLRDK, from the coding sequence ATGCCCCTCAGTCAATTCCAATACGGAAAACTGACCAGTCAAAGACACCCCGTTAAACAACTCACTCTCGATATATTCCTTATGGCACTTGCTCTTTTTGATCTTGATAATACACTCCTCGCTGGTGACAGTGATTATGAATGGGGCCGCTTCCTCATCAGAAAAGGTCTGGTTAATGAGGATTATTACGAAGCGGAAAATAACCGTTTTTATGACCAGTACAAGCAAGGAACTCTGGATATCTATGAGTTCTCCGCCTTCAGCTTCCAACCCCTGGCAGAACGCAGCATGGAAGAACTGCACGTGCTTCACGGAGAATTCATGCAAGAGGTTATTGAGCCGATGATCGGCAAACCTGCCCAGGCTTTGGTAGATAAACATAAAGAACAAGGCGACACAGCGATGGTGATCACGGCAACCAATAGCTTTATCACCAGCCCCATTGCCCGGGCCTTCGGGATAGAGCATCTCTTGGCAACAGAACCAAAGATCGTCAATAATCGCTATACCAGAGAGGTTGATGGAATTCCCTGTTTCCATGAAGGTAAGGTGCAACGCCTGGAAAACTGGCTGGCAGAAAAGAAGATGTCTCTTCAGGGAAGTTGCTTTTACAGTGATTCAATCAACGACCTGCCCTTATTGGAAAAAGTAGATACCCCGGTTGCTGTGGATCCTGATGAAAAATTGGCTGCACTGGCCCGGGAAAGAGGTTGGAAATGTATTTCACTCCGCGATAAGTGA
- a CDS encoding DUF4198 domain-containing protein, with the protein MKIKAVAATALFLACMTGEALAHFGMVIPSENILEPKKKSVELDLSFSHPFEMIGMDLVKPKAFFMMAGDKKTDLLPALKESKVMDHAAWTTEVAIKRPGVYTFVMEPTPYWEPAEDVSIIHYTKTLIAAFGDDQGWDEPVGIATEIVPLTRPFGNYAGNSFSGQVLLKGKPVPGAEVEVELYNKDKKFKAPSDYHVTQVVKADENGVFTFACPQPGWWGFAALNEADYTIKDPEGNEKGVELGAVLWTYLDSYKK; encoded by the coding sequence ATGAAGATCAAAGCTGTTGCCGCAACCGCACTCTTTCTCGCCTGCATGACAGGTGAGGCCCTTGCCCATTTCGGAATGGTTATTCCTTCAGAGAACATTCTGGAGCCTAAAAAGAAGAGTGTTGAACTTGACCTTTCTTTTTCCCATCCCTTTGAAATGATCGGCATGGATCTGGTAAAACCTAAGGCATTTTTTATGATGGCAGGCGACAAGAAAACCGACCTGCTGCCTGCGCTCAAAGAGTCGAAGGTCATGGATCATGCTGCCTGGACAACCGAGGTGGCCATTAAACGCCCTGGCGTATACACCTTTGTTATGGAACCGACTCCCTACTGGGAGCCAGCTGAGGATGTATCTATCATCCACTACACCAAAACCCTGATCGCAGCCTTTGGTGATGACCAAGGCTGGGACGAGCCAGTTGGTATTGCCACAGAGATTGTTCCACTCACCCGTCCTTTTGGTAATTATGCAGGCAATAGCTTTTCCGGTCAGGTTCTGCTAAAAGGAAAACCGGTTCCTGGTGCTGAGGTTGAGGTTGAGCTGTACAATAAAGACAAGAAATTCAAAGCACCGAGCGACTACCATGTCACCCAGGTAGTTAAGGCTGATGAGAACGGCGTTTTCACCTTTGCCTGCCCTCAGCCTGGCTGGTGGGGATTTGCCGCACTGAATGAAGCTGACTACACCATCAAGGATCCTGAAGGAAACGAGAAGGGAGTAGAGCTGGGTGCGGTTCTTTGGACTTACCTGGACTCCTATAAAAAATAG
- a CDS encoding ABC transporter ATP-binding protein: MTEQSNNPILEVSDLTMQFGGIRALDKLNIRVRQGEIAALIGPNGAGKTTFFNCLTGIYKPTSGNLFLTPPGRSSKRLNGLKPNQVTEQGLARTFQNIRLFPDMSVLENVMIGCHCRTKARVLGAIFRDKGTQNEEKEVITRSYSLLEKIGLAELADEFAKNLPYGAQRRLEIARALATDPSLLLLDEPAAGMNPQETVELDELITEIRDDGISILLIEHDMKLVMSLSDHIFVMDYGKKIAEGTPNEVRNNPEVIKAYLGEDMEEIHDI; this comes from the coding sequence ATGACCGAGCAAAGTAACAATCCCATCCTTGAGGTCAGCGACCTGACCATGCAGTTCGGGGGCATCAGGGCCTTGGATAAGCTAAATATCCGGGTTCGACAGGGAGAAATAGCCGCCCTGATTGGCCCAAACGGCGCAGGCAAGACCACCTTTTTCAACTGCCTGACCGGGATTTACAAACCAACCTCTGGCAATCTTTTTCTGACACCACCGGGCCGGAGCAGCAAACGACTCAACGGCTTAAAACCCAATCAGGTGACGGAGCAGGGACTTGCCCGGACCTTTCAGAACATCCGCCTCTTCCCGGACATGAGCGTTCTGGAAAACGTCATGATTGGTTGCCATTGCCGCACCAAGGCCAGGGTATTAGGTGCGATCTTTCGCGACAAAGGCACACAGAATGAAGAAAAAGAGGTCATTACCCGTTCCTACAGCCTGCTGGAGAAAATCGGTTTGGCTGAACTGGCTGATGAATTTGCAAAAAACCTCCCCTATGGCGCCCAGCGCAGACTGGAGATAGCCAGAGCACTGGCAACCGACCCGTCCCTGCTCCTCCTTGATGAGCCCGCAGCCGGAATGAACCCCCAGGAGACCGTAGAACTTGATGAACTTATCACCGAAATCCGAGATGACGGCATCTCTATCCTGCTCATTGAGCACGATATGAAACTGGTGATGAGCCTATCCGACCATATTTTTGTCATGGATTACGGCAAAAAGATCGCGGAAGGTACGCCGAACGAGGTCCGCAATAATCCAGAGGTGATTAAGGCCTATCTTGGGGAAGACATGGAAGAAATTCATGATATATAA